Part of the Primulina huaijiensis isolate GDHJ02 chromosome 15, ASM1229523v2, whole genome shotgun sequence genome is shown below.
GGGCCGCCAACTTTTAATGCAAAAACTGTAGTTTTCCAAAAAGAAGGCATCAATATCACTTCTGCTACACGTTTTCCAGCCGCCTCTTTAGAATATCGACTTTTTGCCCACTTTTCAGATGTAAACATCTTTCTCAAATTTGCTTGTTGAACTTGAAACCACTTTAAAGTCAAAAAAGCGGTTGCGAAACGAGTCTTTGCAGTTCTTATCATGTCTCTCTGTCCAGTAAACTCTCTCAACATGCTCAACAATTGTGGTCTATTGTAAATATAACCATTCACCATCAATGCCCGTTCATGCAATTTTTTGAGGTTAGgaattttgaatatttcctCAAGCATCAAATCTAAACAATGAGCTGCACATGGAGTCCAATACAAGTGTGGAAAATTGTTTTCCAAAAGACGACCTGAAAAAATGAagtaaatttactttaaaaatcgaaaaatcagatttttaattcaatttgcaatttaaaatattacctgctttaacattgcagcttgcattatCTGTTACAACCTGAACCACATTCTGTTCTCCAATTCGATTCACAAATTTAGAAAGTAACTCATACATCTTATCAGCAGTGTGAGAATAACTTGAAGCATCCACCGATTCAACAAATACAGTTCTTTTAGGACCATTTaccaaaaaatttataagaGTTCTACTTTTTTTATCCGTCCACCCATCTGCCATGATTGTACAACCATACCTAGCATGATCTTCTTCGTGGGATTTGAGAAACAAGTTCGTATTTGTCAACGCCTTCTTCAAATACTTAACTCTTACTTCATGATATGATGGAGGTTTCATTCCCACTCCAAAAGTCCCAAGAGCATCAATACAAGGTTGCAAAGAATCGTATTTAACAGCATTAAAAGGAATTCCGGCATCATACATCCACGTAGCAAATTTCTGAACCGCATCTTCTCTtaatttcttcttattttcatCAAACTGGCCTTTATTTTTCGCACGTCTCTGTCTGACAATTTCTTCTACATCTTTCGCAAAATAAAGATCAATAGGCCCTGCTTGTTTACACCTTTTACCCTGCACCGTAGGGCCAGACATTGGGCGTTTCCCTTTCATTTTAGTTTGAATATTATCGTCATCCTCATCTTCTTCTAAATCAACAATATCATCTAAATGAGGAATATCAtccatttgatttttcaaaacacTCTTTTTTTGCATGAACTCTTTAATTTCTTCTTTAACATGCTCCGGACACTTCGGACAAGCTTTCACATTTCTATTGCCCCCAACTAAATGTAGCTTGTGCCGATAAATCCCACCATTTGTTATTTTGGCACAAAAACAACAGCATACAATATTTGGATTTTTAGGATCCGGAAGTGTTGCATAATTCCAAGCAATATCCTTTCGATTTGATGGAATCGTTGTGTTTGACATGATTAAATactgaaatataaatataaatcacatattaaattattaaaaataaaaacacaatttaaaattttttacaaaaattccTAAACTTAGGGTTTACCAATTTTTGAATAGCAAAAGAAAAGAGAACACCAAGGCGACGGCGGCGGCAACGGCGGCGGAAGAGAAGAGACGTAGCTGGAGACTGGACTTCGGCAGAGGCAGGGGCAGAGAATATACGCATGGCTGTTCTTATTTGTTAGagattttaattaaacaattggGCTGGGCTTAAAATTGGATTTTGGACCTGggcttaaaaaatataaaagccTGCAGCTTCTTTGAAGCGCACAAGCGCTCGCCCAACAAACAGAATTGAAGCGCAATGAGGCGTGGGCTTTCTCAACCTGATGCGCTTCAGATTCTCTTGAAGCGCATCAACAGCGCCTCGCCTCGCCTCGCCTCGCGCTTAAGCGAGCGAGGCGAGCGCTTTTTACAACTATGGTTGAACCCTAAAAAATGTGGAATCttctatttaaaaaattgtgaaaaattAGGTCAAAATTGCACTAAGAATGtttctaaatattttcaaattgagtttttttACTAGTTGCTTTAGGTTAAATACAAATCAATTAATGTACAActatatcataaataataaaaaataattactttaATTATGTGGTAGGGTCAGTGCggttttttattcaaattgtaACCACACCATATTAAGTGGTGTGGTGTGGATTTGTTTTCCAATCGcagttttatttaataaattgaaaatgGCAGTGTGGTCAGTGGCGCCGCTCGCTTCGggcggtttttaaaaa
Proteins encoded:
- the LOC140958494 gene encoding uncharacterized protein codes for the protein MRIFSAPASAEVQSPATSLLFRRRCRRRRLGVLFSFAIQKLYLIMSNTTIPSNRKDIAWNYATLPDPKNPNIVCCCFCAKITNGGIYRHKLHLVGGNRNVKACPKCPEHVKEEIKEFMQKKSVLKNQMDDIPHLDDIVDLEEDEDDDNIQTKMKGKRPMSGPTVQGKRCKQAGPIDLYFAKDVEEIVRQRRAKNKGQFDENKKKLREDAVQKFATWMYDAGIPFNAVKYDSLQPCIDALGTFGVGMKPPSYHEVRVKYLKKALTNTNLFLKSHEEDHARYGCTIMADGWTDKKSRTLINFLVNGPKRTVFVESVDASSYSHTADKMYELLSKFVNRIGEQNVVQVVTDNASCNVKAGRLLENNFPHLYWTPCAAHCLDLMLEEIFKIPNLKKLHERALMVNGYIYNRPQLLSMLREFTGQRDMIRTAKTRFATAFLTLKWFQVQQANLRKMFTSEKWAKSRYSKEAAGKRVAEVILMPSFWKTTVFALKVGGPLLKVLRLVDGEKRSPMGYIYEAMDRAKEAIAASFNNNEEKYRGIFEIIDKRWNVQLHHPLHAAGYFLNPEFFYSNRDIENDEEVLEGLYKCIARLVRGEDLQDKITNQLDKYKKAEGLFSLPMAIRQRASKSPADWWSSYGASTPELKTFAMKILYLTCSSSGCERNWSVFEHIHSKKRNRLSQQRLNDLVYIKYNRALRRRYAMRDKIDPISLSEIDDSNEWLLGKLDDSDNENDDNDLVFEDYDLRWSDVAQAVGVGESAYDFRSRNESTSKKASSSTSVKKKQSSARTSLVDEVDEKEINIDDETEEEEDTDGYKSNDGADDVDLEDEYDD